Proteins from a genomic interval of Beijerinckia indica subsp. indica ATCC 9039:
- the mdh gene encoding malate dehydrogenase: MARNKIALIGAGQIGGTLAHLAGLKELGDIVLFDIAEGTPQGKALDLAESAPVDGFNAHLSGANDYSAIEGADVVIVTAGVPRKPGMSRDDLLGINLKVMESVGAGIKTYAKDAFVICITNPLDAMVWALQKASGLPPQKVVGMAGVLDSARFRYFLSDEFKVSVEDVTAFVLGGHGDDMVPLLRYSTVAGIPLPDLVKIGWTTQEKLDAIVKRTRGGGGEIVNLLKTGSAFYAPAASAIAMAESYLKDKRRVLPVAAQLNGEYGVDKLYVGVPVVIGANGVEKVVEITLDDAEKELFKKSVASVQGLVEACKTINPAFA, encoded by the coding sequence ATGGCGCGTAACAAGATCGCTTTGATTGGAGCCGGACAGATCGGCGGCACCCTGGCTCATCTGGCCGGTCTCAAGGAACTGGGCGACATTGTTTTATTCGACATTGCCGAGGGCACGCCTCAGGGCAAGGCCCTGGATTTGGCGGAATCAGCCCCGGTCGACGGTTTCAACGCGCATTTGAGCGGTGCCAATGATTATTCGGCAATCGAAGGCGCCGATGTCGTGATCGTCACGGCTGGTGTGCCGCGCAAGCCGGGCATGAGCCGCGACGATCTGCTCGGCATTAATCTCAAGGTCATGGAATCGGTGGGCGCGGGCATCAAGACCTACGCCAAGGATGCTTTCGTGATCTGCATCACCAATCCGCTCGACGCCATGGTCTGGGCGCTGCAGAAAGCCTCCGGCCTTCCGCCGCAGAAAGTCGTCGGCATGGCTGGCGTGCTCGATTCCGCCCGTTTCCGCTATTTCCTGTCCGACGAATTCAAGGTTTCCGTTGAGGATGTGACCGCCTTCGTGCTTGGCGGCCATGGCGACGATATGGTGCCTCTGCTGCGCTATTCGACGGTTGCCGGCATTCCCCTGCCCGACCTCGTGAAGATCGGCTGGACCACGCAGGAAAAGCTCGACGCCATTGTCAAGCGCACCCGTGGCGGCGGCGGTGAGATCGTCAATCTGCTCAAGACGGGATCGGCCTTCTACGCGCCGGCGGCTTCCGCTATTGCCATGGCTGAGTCCTATCTTAAGGACAAGCGCCGGGTCTTGCCGGTCGCGGCCCAGCTCAATGGCGAATATGGCGTCGACAAGCTCTATGTCGGTGTGCCGGTGGTGATCGGCGCCAATGGTGTCGAGAAAGTCGTCGAGATCACGCTCGATGATGCCGAGAAGGAATTGTTCAAGAAATCCGTCGCCTCCGTGCAGGGCCTCGTCGAGGCTTGCAAAACCATCAATCCGGCTTTCGCCTGA
- the sucC gene encoding ADP-forming succinate--CoA ligase subunit beta: MNIHEYQAKAILRDFGAPVSHGAPVLTPGEAEAAARALPGPVYVIKAQIHAGGRGKGHFKEPEAGEKGGVRLARSLAEVKQAAEAMFDRTLVTVQTGPAGRKVQRLYIEDGCDIAREFYLSLLVDRSTSRISFVVSTEGGMDIEEVAHKTPDKIVSFSIDPVTGIEPHHGRAAAVALGLGGDQAAQITQITTSLYKAFVAKDMAMLEVNPLVLTKEGRLLCLDAKVSFDPNALYKHPDIVALRDENEEDPKEIEASKFDLAYIALDGTIGCMVNGAGLAMATMDIIKLYGGNPANFLDVGGGASKEKVIHAFKIITADPQVKGILVNIFGGIMKCDVIAEGIIGAVKEVGLKVPLVVRLEGTNVDLGKVLLERSGLDVIPADDLDDAAQKIVAAVGKGTV, translated from the coding sequence ATGAACATTCACGAATATCAGGCCAAAGCAATTTTGCGGGATTTCGGGGCGCCGGTTTCGCATGGAGCCCCGGTGTTGACGCCCGGTGAGGCGGAAGCCGCGGCCCGTGCCCTGCCGGGACCCGTCTATGTCATCAAGGCACAGATTCACGCCGGTGGGCGTGGCAAGGGGCATTTCAAGGAACCCGAAGCTGGCGAGAAAGGCGGCGTGCGTTTGGCGCGCAGCCTTGCCGAAGTCAAGCAGGCAGCCGAAGCCATGTTTGATCGCACGCTCGTCACGGTTCAGACCGGGCCTGCTGGACGCAAGGTCCAGCGCCTCTATATCGAGGATGGCTGCGACATTGCCCGTGAGTTCTATCTGTCTCTGCTTGTTGATCGCTCCACGAGCAGAATTTCTTTCGTGGTGTCCACGGAAGGTGGCATGGACATCGAGGAGGTCGCCCATAAAACTCCCGACAAGATCGTGAGTTTTTCGATCGATCCCGTGACTGGCATCGAGCCACACCATGGCCGCGCTGCCGCTGTGGCTTTGGGCCTTGGCGGTGATCAGGCGGCGCAAATCACGCAGATCACCACCTCTCTCTACAAAGCCTTCGTCGCCAAGGACATGGCGATGCTCGAGGTCAATCCGCTGGTGCTGACCAAGGAGGGGCGCCTTCTTTGTCTCGACGCGAAGGTCTCCTTCGATCCGAACGCACTCTACAAACATCCAGATATTGTCGCGCTGCGTGATGAAAACGAGGAAGATCCTAAGGAGATCGAGGCCTCGAAATTCGATCTCGCCTATATCGCCCTCGATGGCACGATCGGCTGCATGGTGAACGGCGCGGGTCTCGCCATGGCGACGATGGATATCATCAAGCTCTATGGCGGCAATCCGGCGAATTTCCTCGATGTTGGCGGCGGCGCCAGCAAGGAAAAAGTCATTCACGCGTTCAAGATCATCACCGCCGATCCTCAGGTCAAAGGGATTCTCGTCAATATTTTTGGCGGCATCATGAAATGCGATGTCATTGCCGAGGGCATTATTGGCGCCGTCAAGGAAGTGGGTCTCAAAGTGCCGCTCGTGGTGCGGCTTGAAGGGACCAATGTCGACCTCGGCAAAGTGCTTTTAGAGCGCTCCGGTCTCGATGTCATACCAGCCGATGACCTCGACGACGCCGCGCAGAAGATCGTCGCAGCAGTCGGAAAAGGAACAGTCTGA
- the sucD gene encoding succinate--CoA ligase subunit alpha, which translates to MAILIDKETGVICQGFTGRNGTFHSEQALAFGTRMLGGVAPGKGGRTHLGLPVFETVLQAKQATGCEASVIYVPPPGAADAILEAIDAEIPLIICITEGIPVLDMVKVKRALSGSKSRLIGPNCPGIVTAGASKIGIMPANIFSVGSVGIVSRSGTLTYEAVFQTTREGLGQTTAVGIGGDPVKGSDFIDILELFLADEKTHSIVMIGEIGGSGEEDAAQFLADEARRGRKKPMVGFIAGRTAPPGRRMGHAGAIISGGKGAAEDKVAAMEAAGIKVSPSPARIGHTLAELVRA; encoded by the coding sequence ATGGCGATCCTCATCGACAAGGAAACAGGGGTGATCTGCCAAGGTTTCACTGGCAGGAACGGCACCTTTCATTCCGAACAGGCCCTGGCCTTTGGCACGAGAATGCTCGGCGGCGTGGCGCCGGGCAAGGGCGGTCGGACGCATCTCGGTCTGCCGGTTTTCGAAACCGTGCTGCAGGCGAAGCAGGCGACAGGCTGCGAGGCAAGCGTGATCTATGTGCCGCCGCCTGGCGCGGCGGATGCGATTCTCGAGGCGATCGATGCTGAGATCCCGCTGATCATCTGCATCACCGAGGGCATACCGGTCCTTGACATGGTCAAGGTCAAGCGTGCGCTCAGCGGTTCGAAATCGCGGCTGATCGGTCCCAATTGCCCTGGGATTGTCACCGCGGGTGCCAGCAAGATCGGCATCATGCCCGCGAATATTTTCTCGGTCGGTTCGGTCGGCATTGTCTCACGCTCTGGCACTTTGACCTATGAAGCGGTGTTTCAGACCACGCGCGAAGGGCTTGGCCAGACGACTGCCGTCGGCATCGGCGGTGATCCTGTCAAGGGAAGCGATTTCATCGACATTCTGGAACTGTTTCTGGCCGACGAGAAGACGCATTCGATCGTCATGATCGGCGAGATCGGCGGTTCGGGCGAGGAAGACGCCGCTCAGTTCCTGGCTGACGAGGCCCGTCGTGGCCGCAAGAAACCCATGGTCGGCTTCATTGCGGGGCGCACAGCGCCGCCCGGCCGTCGTATGGGACATGCAGGTGCCATTATTTCGGGTGGCAAGGGGGCTGCGGAGGACAAGGTCGCTGCCATGGAAGCCGCCGGTATCAAGGTTTCGCCCTCGCCAGCGCGGATCGGTCATACACTGGCCGAGCTTGTGCGGGCATAG